One window of Globicephala melas chromosome 2, mGloMel1.2, whole genome shotgun sequence genomic DNA carries:
- the TP53BP1 gene encoding TP53-binding protein 1 isoform X9 — MSESMVETNDPMLGNEKGDSGAAPEMGDQLCLRMKLVSPETEASEESLQFSLEKPATGERKNGSTAVAEAVTSPQKTMSAFSCVCEAPQEDEARSQDSPSVPIRGNLLHFPSTQDEEEKGKLEGDQRTSQSQQPMKPSSPIKDPASPTSLEMATQEPSSPQGEAMETDMPEGQKEGQNTSQEKSSEALIERPSQNNVGIQTIEHSLWVPETVSAATQTVKNVCEQGTSTVDQNSGKQDATVQTERGSGEKPVSAPGDDTESLHSQGEEEFDMPQPPHGHVLHRHMRTIREVRTLVTRVITDVYYVDGTEVERKVTEETEEPVVECQECETEVSPSQTGGSSGDLGDISSFSSKASSLHRTSSGTSLSAMHSSGSSGRGAGPLKGKTSGTEPADFALPSSRGGPGKLSPRKGVSQTGTPVCEEDGDAGLGIRQGGKAPVTPRGRGRRGRPPSRTTGTRETAVPGPLGIEDISPSMSPDDKSFTRIVPRVPDSTRRADMGAGALRRSDSPEIPFQTAAGPSDGLDASSPGNSFVGLRVVAKWSSNGYFYSGKITRDVGAGKYKLLFDDGYECDVLGKDILLCDPIPLDTEVTALSEDEYFSAGVVKGHRKESGELYYSIEKEGQRKWYKRMAVILSLEQGNRLREQYGLGPYEAVTPLTKAADISLDNLVEGKRKRRSNISSPATPTASSSSSTTPTRKITESPRASTGVPSGKRKLTTSEEERSPAKRGRKSATVKPGAVGAGEFVSPCESGDNMGEPSALEEQRGPLPLNKTLFLGYAFLLTMATTSDKLASRSKLPDGPTGSSEEEEEFLEIPPFNKQYTESQLRAGAGYILEDFNEAQCNTAYQCLLIADQHCRTRKYFLCLASGIPCVSHVWVHDSCHANQLQNYRNYLLPAGYSLEEQKILDWQPRENPFQNLKVLLVSDQQQNFLELWSEILMTGGAASVKQHHSSAHNKDIALGVFDVVVTDPSCPASVLKCAEALQLPVVSQEWVIQCLIVGQRIGFKQHPKYKHDYVSH, encoded by the exons ATGTCTGAAAGCATGGTGGAGACCAATGACCCCATGCttgggaatgaaaaaggagattctGGGGCTGCCCCAGAAATGGGTGATCAATTGTGTCTGAGAATGAAATTGGTCAGTCCTGAGACTGAGGCGAGTGAAGAGTCTTTGCAGTTTAGTCTGGAAA agCCAGCAACtggtgaaagaaaaaatggatctACTGCTGTTGCTGAGGCTGTTACCAG TCCCCAGAAGACCATGTCTGCGTTTAGCTGTGTCTGTGAAGCCCCGCAAGAGGATGAGGCTCGAAGTCAGGATTCCCCCTCTGTACCCATCAG GGGGAACTTGCTGCATTTTCCAAGTACTCAAGAtgaagaggagaagggaaaattAGAAGGTGACCAAAGGACCAGCCAGAGTCAACAGCCTATGAAGCCCAGTAGTCCTATCAAAGACCCTGCTTCTCCTACCTCCCTGGAGATGGCCACACAGGAGCCATCCAGTCCTCAAGGGGAAGCAATGGAGACAGACATGCCAGAAGGCCAGAAAGAAGGACAGAATACCAGTCAGGAAAAATCTAGTGAAGCCTTGATTGAAAGGCCCAGCCAAAATAACGTAGGAATCCAGACCATAGAGCATTCCCTCTGGGTCCCCGAAACTGTTTCAGCAGCAACTCAGACTGTAAAGAATGTGTGTGAACAAGGGACCAGTACAGTGGACCAGAACTCTGGAAAACAAGATGCCACAGTTCAGACTGAGAGGGGGAGTGGAGAGAAACCAGTCAGTGCTCCTGGGGATGATACAGAGTCACTCCATAGCCAG GGAGAGGAAGAGTTTGATATGCCTCAGCCCCCTCATGGCCATGTCTTGCATCGCCACATGAGAACAATTCGTGAGGTTCGCACACTTGTCACTCGTGTCATCACAGATGTGTATTATGTGGACGGAACAGAGGTAGAAAGAAAAGTAACTGAG GAGACTGAAGAGCCAGTTGTAGAGTGTCAGGAGTGTGAAACTGAAGTTTCCCCTTCACAGACTGGGGGCTCTTCAGGTGACCTGGGGGATATCAGCTCCTTCTCCTCCAAGGCATCCAGCTTACACCGCACGTCAAGTGGGACAAGTCTCTCAGCCATGCACAGCAGTGGCAGCTCAGGGAGAGGAGCCGGACCACTCAAAGGGAAAACCAGTGGGACAGAACCCGCAGATTTTGCCTTGCCCAGCTCCCGAGGAGGCCCaggaaaactgag TCCTAGAAAAGGGGTCAGTCAGACAGGGACGCCAGTGTGTGAGGAGGATGGTGATGCGGGCCTTGGCATCAGACAGGGAGGGAAGGCTCCCGTCACGCCTCGTGGGCGCGGGCGAAGGGGCCGCCCGCCTTCTCGGACCACTGGAACCAG GGAAACAGCTGTGCCTGGCCCCTTGGGCATAGAGGACATTTCACCCAGCATGTCGCCAGATGATAAATCCTTCACCCGTATTGTGCCCCGCGTGCCAGACTCCACCAGACGAGCAGACATGGGTGCTGGTGCTTTGCGTCGAAGCGACTCTCCAGAGATTCCTTTCCAGACTGCTGCTGGCCCTTCTGATGGCTTAGATGCCTCCTCTCCAGGGAACAGCTTTGTAGGGCTCCGTGTTGTAGCCAAGTGGTCATCCAATGGCTATTTTTACTCTGGAAAAATCACGCGAGATGTTGGAGCTGGGAAGTATAAATTGCTCTTTGATGATGGGTATGAGTGTGATGTGTTGGGCAAAGACATTCTGCTGTGTGACCCCATCCCACTGGACACAGAAGTGACAGCCCTTTCGGAGGATGAGTATTTCAGTGCAG GAGTGGTGAAAGGGCATAGGAAGGAGTCTGGAGAGCTGTACTACAGCATTGAAAAAGAAGGCCAAAGGAAGTGGTATAAGCGAATGGCTGTCATCTTGTCCTTGGAGCAAGGAAACAGACTGAGAGAGCAGTACGGCCTAGGCCCATATGAGGCAGTGACGCCCCTCACCAAGGCAGCAGATATCAGCTTAG ACAATTTGGTGGAAGGGAAACGGAAGCGGCGAAGTAACATCAGCTCCCCTGCCACCCCCACTGCCTCCAGCAGCAGCAGTACAACCCCTACCCGAAAGATCACAGAAAGCCCTCGTGCCTCCACCGGAGTTCCCTCAGGCAAAAGAAAACTTACCACTTCTGAGGAGGAACGGTCCCCTGCCAAGCGAGGCCGGAAATCTGCCACTGTGAAACCTG GTGCAGTGGGGGCAGGAGAGTTTGTGAGCCCCTGTGAGAGTGgagacaacatgggtgaaccctCTGCCCTGGAAGAGCAGAGAGGGCCTCTGCCCCTCAACAAGACCTTGTTTCTGGGCTATGCCTTTCTCCTCACCATGGCCACAACAAGTGACAAGTTGGCTAGCCGCTCCAAATTGCCAGATGGTCCTACAGGAAGCAGTGAGGAAGAGGAGG AATTTTTAGAAATTCCTCCTTTCAACAAGCAATACACAGAATCCCAGCTTCGAGCAGGAGCTGGCTATATTCTCGAAGACTTCAATGAAGCCCAG TGTAATACAGCCTACCAGTGTCTCCTAATTGCGGATCAGCATTGTCGAACCCGGAAGTACTTCCTGTGCCTTGCCAGTGGGATTCCTTGTGTGTCTCATGTCTGGGTCCATGATAGTTGCCATGCCAACCAGCTCCAGAATTACCGCAATTATCTGCTGCCAGCTGGGTACAGCCTCGAGGAGCAAAAAATTCTGGATTG GCAACCCCGTGAAAACCCTTTCCAGAATCTGAAGGTACTCTTGGTATCAGACCAACAGCAGAACTTCCTGGAGCTCTGGTCTGAGATCCTCATGACTGGGGGGGCAGCCTCTGTGAAGCAGCACCATTCAAGTGCCCATAACAAAG ATATTGCTTTAGGGGTATTTGATGTGGTGGTGACGGACCCCTCGTGCCCAGCCTCGGTGCTGAAGTGTGCTGAAGCATTGCAGCTGCCTGTGGTGTCACAAGAGTGGGTGATCCAGTGCCTCATTGTTGGGCAGAGAATTGGATTCAAGCAGCATCCAAAATATAAACACGATTATGTTTCTCACTAA